ATTTGGCCGACCAAGCCAAACTAATTTACCTTGCCGGATTGGCACTACCAAGGCTTGAGCACCTAACATCGACTATTGTCAATGTCTACGAAGATCTTTACATCAATGACCATCTAAAACGTTACAACCTGTTAAAAATGGAAGAAGTATACAAAAAAATTGGTAAAAACAAGGACCGGTTTTGGAATTTTTATATGAGAACCTATGAATTGTTATGGGCTTTACCTTCAGAAACTTTAACAGAAGGAAAGGTAGATGATCAAATCCAATCGGATGCGAGCCTAGTTTGCCGTATGATTCGTAACTTCCCCAACGATTGGTCGAAGGGTATGTTTGACTTTGCAAGCATTTGTTTTCCTTATTTCTTTGATACAAAAGAAGGAAATACTTCGAGTTTAGGAAAAATTTCAGTCATCTTAGATACGTTAGATGTTGGAAAAGGAATGGCTCCTCCTTCTGGAATTACTGACATTGAAGTAGAGTCAGAGTTATTCCCTACAGAAATTGGGTCCATGACAAAAAGGTCTCTAAATCCATCAGATTTTTCATCCATTTGTAAGGCGATGGGAATTGATGCAGAAATTTCGGATATAGTGTATAGATATTACAAGGACAAAGCTTTGCCTTATCTGATTCCCTTTCCTGAGCTAAGAACACCAGGTGCCAAAGAAGAAATTTTGGAAGGAAATGAACTTTGGGATCCAGGTTCCCCTATAGAACAAATCAATTGGATTGAATCCACAATCCGTAGCCCCATAGTCATTCCAGGATATACAACCGTAGAGGATCGTTATGGAGAAACGGAATCCTCTGAAATAAAGAAGAATCCCATCGACTTAGACTTGTTTGTTGACTGTTCAGGGTCCATGCCAAATCCGCAAACCAGTTTGTCTTATCTGACACTCGCTGGTGCCATCATTTCTTTATCGGCACTACGAACGGGAAGTCATGTCCGTGTAACTTTATGGTCTGGTGAAAAAGAATATGAAACAACGAACGGGTTTGTGAGAGATGAAAAAGAGGTTCTAAAAGTGCTTACTGGATACTTTGGAGGTGGAACCTGTTTTCCTTTGAATTTATTGGAAGAAGGTTACAAAGAAAAACCAAAATCGAAAAGGCATATCCTGATCATCTCGGACGATGGGATCGATACTATGTTTACTCAAAAGTATCCAAGAGACCCGAGGGCCATTGCCAAAAATGCCCTAGAAAAAGGTGAAGGGGGCGGTTCCATGGTGCTACAACTTTACAATGCAAATGGAAACTCAATTATCAATGAAATGGGGAAATCGGGATGGGAGTTATATCCGATTCAAAGTTGGGAAGACCTCATTCAATTCAGTAAAGATTTTGTGTATAGAAATTATGTTAGAAATCAGATACTACATTAAACAAATTCTCAATTTCCCAATTCTATCTGTGGATTTTAAAACCGTATCCTTAGATGCTTTATGGTTTGATGCCCTAATGACAAAAAGAAAAGGGCTGCTTTCTCCACTGTTTGACAAGTCCCAGAACAAAATCACAAACCTTGATACCAAAGCCACTCACGTCCTTCTCGCTTATATACTCTTTGATCCAGATTCTGAAATCCCGGAATTTGATTTCCAAAAACTAACAAAATATTTGTTTGAAACCGTTCCTGAATTGTGTAAACTCGTCCATCCTTATACTGAATGGACCAAGGATGCAGAGAGGGCAGAAGAACTGATCAGAAGTTTGTTCCAAACTTTGGATTTATTACCAGCTAACGAAACGAAGGTTTATTTTGAAGATAGATACCGTTCAATCGACTCTAGAGAAAGACTAAGAATTTTAGACCAAACCAAAAAAGCACAAGAACGAGCCAAAGAAATTCTAAGGCAAATGAAAAAAAAAGAAGAGGAAGAAGCGGCCTCTAAATACAATCGTGAGTGATCCAAATAAAAATCGAAATTCCCCTCTTATGTCAGAAGATTGGGCGGTGGAACTTGAGAAATTGATTCACTCACCATATGCACCCGTTTGGAATGCAAATATTGGAGACAGAATCGAAAAAAAAGATTTTGATTTTGTTCAAGATTTTAAAACCTCACTCTACCATTCCAAAGAAAACCAAATTTATTTGGACCAGAAAGGGGCCATTCAATTTATCCGAAAGAACCAATTCCAATCTTCTTTTTTTAGAACCCAGTTGCTTTCCTTGGCAGGCCAATCCATAGATGAAAATTTTGAATCCATTCCCTTTACGACAAGAGAGGACTTACAAACAAAGATTGCCGAAATCATTCCCAGTGATATGGACCTAAACCGAATGGTCGTCAATCCCACATCTGGGACAACGGGCCTACCGATCCTTGCACCAAACCATCCGAGAGCCGTAGGTTGTTATGTTCCTTTAATTGAGTGGACTGTGGAGAGGTATGGTGTAGTTCCCAAACATAGTCCTAAATCTACTTTTGCTGTCCAACTTTGTTATCAAGAAAACACCATTGTATATGCAACAAGTCATAGTTTGGCGGAAGGTGCAAAGTTTGCAAAAATTAATCTGCATCCACTTGCTTGGAAAAATCCTTCGGATATAGAAAATTTTATCAAGGAATGTTCTCCGCAAATTCTAACAGGAGATCCTTATGCTTTGGAAATGGCAATGAAAATGGGTTTGGATTATAAACCAGAGGCAATCCATTCCACAGCTTTGGAGTTAACAACGAGTTTACGAGAAAAATTAAAGGAACATTTTCAATGCCCTATCATCAACTTCTATTCCTTAAACGAAACTGGACCCATCGCCTATGTTTGTCCGACAAATCCAAATTGGATGCATATCCTTCCTCATGACATTTATATAGAGATTGTCTCGAACGAAACAGGAGAAGTGAAATCCACTGGGAACGTGGGGGATATCGTAGTCACTGGTGGAAGAAATCCCTACCTACCTTTACTTCGGTACAAAACAGGAGACAGAGGCGAACTTCATTATGGCCTTTGCAGTTGTGGCGACCACTTTCCTCGTCTGCGACTGTTATCTGGCAGAAAACCAGTTTATTTTACAAAACCA
The sequence above is drawn from the Leptospira sp. WS4.C2 genome and encodes:
- a CDS encoding AMP-binding protein, which encodes MSEDWAVELEKLIHSPYAPVWNANIGDRIEKKDFDFVQDFKTSLYHSKENQIYLDQKGAIQFIRKNQFQSSFFRTQLLSLAGQSIDENFESIPFTTREDLQTKIAEIIPSDMDLNRMVVNPTSGTTGLPILAPNHPRAVGCYVPLIEWTVERYGVVPKHSPKSTFAVQLCYQENTIVYATSHSLAEGAKFAKINLHPLAWKNPSDIENFIKECSPQILTGDPYALEMAMKMGLDYKPEAIHSTALELTTSLREKLKEHFQCPIINFYSLNETGPIAYVCPTNPNWMHILPHDIYIEIVSNETGEVKSTGNVGDIVVTGGRNPYLPLLRYKTGDRGELHYGLCSCGDHFPRLRLLSGRKPVYFTKPNGETVNPIDVARILRRNPHIYQFQMEQITKKNFICRVSASSEFLELTEVNGESGTTTHGNALQIQLQLELQSLLGFDSEVKIDTNFPLDGKKQIAFINSYLETPDKTQ
- a CDS encoding VWA domain-containing protein, which codes for MDFVKNWEILWNEALKLWSDYVKLTPAKFLFSASEEKTEGLTGSFAAIRLLDHRVLLSVEQIKKYNLEDYPLEIMGHEIGHHVYCPGDLADQAKLIYLAGLALPRLEHLTSTIVNVYEDLYINDHLKRYNLLKMEEVYKKIGKNKDRFWNFYMRTYELLWALPSETLTEGKVDDQIQSDASLVCRMIRNFPNDWSKGMFDFASICFPYFFDTKEGNTSSLGKISVILDTLDVGKGMAPPSGITDIEVESELFPTEIGSMTKRSLNPSDFSSICKAMGIDAEISDIVYRYYKDKALPYLIPFPELRTPGAKEEILEGNELWDPGSPIEQINWIESTIRSPIVIPGYTTVEDRYGETESSEIKKNPIDLDLFVDCSGSMPNPQTSLSYLTLAGAIISLSALRTGSHVRVTLWSGEKEYETTNGFVRDEKEVLKVLTGYFGGGTCFPLNLLEEGYKEKPKSKRHILIISDDGIDTMFTQKYPRDPRAIAKNALEKGEGGGSMVLQLYNANGNSIINEMGKSGWELYPIQSWEDLIQFSKDFVYRNYVRNQILH